A part of Prionailurus viverrinus isolate Anna chromosome E1, UM_Priviv_1.0, whole genome shotgun sequence genomic DNA contains:
- the RAB40B gene encoding ras-related protein Rab-40B isoform X1: MWVQSSPALVILFPAAAGTHRHKQQKCVLSHFGGQEPELQCHQGWAPSEASRGGSFLPLPVPGGCRQLLACGPVTLPPRGFSPVCPGSSPLLTRTPVPGLTALRSGLILTKYICKRPSPIRTRSEHAPGVPKILVGNRLHLAFKRQVPTEQAQAYAARLGVTFFEVSPLCNFNITESFTELARTVLLRHGMDRLWRPSKVLTLQDLCCRAVVSCTPVHLVDKLPLPMALRSHLKSFSMASGLNARMMHGRSYSLTTSSTHKRSSLRKVKATRPPQSPPKRCPRNSCKVS; encoded by the exons ATGTGGGTACAGAGCAGCCCCGCACTCGTCATATTGTTTCCTGCAGCTGCCGGAACACATCgccataaacaacagaaatgtgttctctcacACTTTGGAGGCCAGGAGCCCGAACTCCAGTGTCATCAGGGCTGGGCTCCCTCTGAAGCCTCCAGaggagggtccttcctgcctcttccagttCCCGGTGGCTGCCGACAGCTCCTGGCCTGTGGTCCCGTAACTCTGCCCCCACGTGGCTTTTCCCCTGTGTGTCCTGGgtcctctcctcttctcacaAGGACACCAGTGCCTGGATTGACGGCCCTTCGCAGTGGTCTCATCTTAACCAAATACATCTGCAAACGTCCTTCTCCAATAAGGACAcgttctgag CATGCCCCTGGCGTCCCTAAAATCCTGGTGGGAAACCGCCTGCATCTGGCCTTCAAGCGGCAAGTCCCCACGGAGCAGGCCCAGGCCTACGCAGCACGCCTGGGTGTCACCTTCTTCGAGGTCAGCCCTCTGTGCAACTTCAACATCACCGAGTCCTTCACGGAGTTGGCCAGGACCGTGCTGCTGCGGCACGGGATGGACCGACTCTGGAGGCCCAGCAAGG tgCTGACCCTGCAGGACCTCTGCTGCCGGGCTGTGGTGTCCTGCACACCCGTGCACCTGGTGGACAAGCTCCCGCTGCCGATGGCCTTGAGGAGTCACCTCAAATCCTTCTCGATGGCCAGTGGCCTCAATGCCAGGATGATGCACGGCCGCTCCTACTCTCTCACCACCAGCTCCACCCACAAGAGGAGCAGCCTCCGAAAAGTGAAGGCCACCCGCCCCCCCCAGAGCCCGCCCAAGCGCTGCCCCCGGAACAGCTGTAAAGTCTCCTGA